The Anoplopoma fimbria isolate UVic2021 breed Golden Eagle Sablefish chromosome 20, Afim_UVic_2022, whole genome shotgun sequence genome includes a window with the following:
- the LOC129109021 gene encoding uncharacterized protein LOC129109021 — protein MAVWDRKVLWSFMFLLSDVVSDRVNYPGPVCAVKGSTVTIPCTFTPLKSVSEGGREVSVEIVRVVWCQNHPICQGSTPTVYDSELLYNNINNPRYRYLGDKKGDCSLQITDVQEEDDETLRFRMEAHTSSGHFTGQAGVKVTVTDGTQMKIKNATDRPEAVTLNCTSGCSFHQLEVTWLRNGHALKHTGPSLYLGTPTAQDSGNYTCGLKNNNRTLSKPFSLYVEAEEEGGVPMSLIVGVVFGVLLALCTLILVLFIIRRKRAAEKSQSAERTEDGQEPADLYSDVQMGGGQRQEVREDEDTVSYAPIQFKQRSKARAEKEEDDSIIYSSVVGRS, from the exons ATGGCGGTTTGGGACAGAAAGGTTCTGTGGAGCTTCATGTTCCTTCTGTCAG atgtTGTGAGTGATAGAGTGAACTATCCAGGTCCAGTTTGTGCTGTGAAGGGATCCACGGTCACCATCCCCTGCACCTTCACACCTCTGAAGTCTGTCTCTGAGGGTGGAAGAGAGGTTTCAGTCGAGATCGTCAGAGTCGTCTGGTGCCAGAACCATCCAATTTGTCAGGGCAGCACTCCGACCGTGTACGACAGCGAGTTACTatacaacaacatcaacaacccTCGTTACAGATACCTGGGAGACAAGAAGGGAGACTGTTCTTTACAGATCACAGATGTACAGGAGGAAGACGATGAAACTCTTCGCTTCAGAATGGAAGCTCATACCAGTTCAGGACATTTTACTGGCCAAGCAGGAGTGAAAGTCACCGTGACTG ACGGaactcaaatgaaaataaagaacgCCACAGACAGACCAGAAGCAGTCACACTGAACTGCACCTCAGGGTGCTCCTTCCACCAACTGGAGGTCACCTGGTTGAGAAATGGCCACGCCCTCAAACACACTGGCCCCTCCCTCTATCTCGGCACTCCGACTGCACAGGATTCTGGGAACTACACCTGTGGTTTGAAGAACAACAACCGCACTCTCTCCAAGCCGTTTAGTCTGTATGTGGAGGCTGAAGAGGAAG gaGGAGTTCCGATGTCTCTGATAGTCGGTGTGGTGTTTGGGGTCCTGCTGGCTCTCTGCACTCTCATCCTGgtcctcttcatcatcagaaG gaaGCGAGCAGCAGAAAAGAGTCAGTCAGCTGAGAGAACCGAGGACGGACAGGAG CCTGCTGACCTCTACAGTGACGTCCAGATGGGAGGAGgtcagagacaggaagtcagagagGACGAGGACACCGTCAGCTACGCCCCCATCCAGTTCAAACAACGGAGCAAAGCCAG agcggagaaggaggaggatgactcCATCATCTACAGCTCGGTGGTTGGTCGAAGCTGA